From a region of the Fischerella sp. JS2 genome:
- a CDS encoding U32 family peptidase, producing the protein MKADRLQTSETTSPKFQLPELLAPAGNWECAKAAVENGADAIYFGLDRFNARMRAENFTEADLPELMEYLHSRGVKGYVTLNTLIFPQELREAQQYIRSIIAAGVDAVIVQDIGICRLIRHLSPDFPIHASTQMTITSTAGVEFAESLGCNLVVLARECSLHEINKIQSQLAYRGSSLPLEVFVHGALCVAYSGQCLTSEALGGRSANRGECAQACRMPYELIADGEVVNLGDRKYLLSPQDLAGLEVLPDLVKSGVACLKIEGRLKSPEYVANVTRVYRQALDRVMEERQKAEDRGQKEALHNREKVKGAQIKENILSASSEERYNLEMAFSRGIYTGWFRGINNQELVHARFGKKRGVYLGEVIRINNEKVILKLEAPMKPGDGVVFDCGCPETKEEGGRIYAVEQKGKETILTFGRRDLNWRRVHVGDKVWKTSDPELDKQLRQSFAGEIPQYQRPIKIEVYGEIEQNLVAIARDELGHVVQVESSTPLVAAHNKPLTPERLQEQFGRLGNTPLRLGELTTNLIGELMLPVSELNRMRREIVAQLDKLRRKPKRWQLNLNASLWDLLPSRSSHQPHIPSLIVLVRNLQQLQAALTAGIDTIYCEFEDPRKYREAVEMVRQQRRWGTRGPHDPREWGLGVNGERISSHHPTTPPPHLRTTHHKSDSLTPTIWIAPPRITKPGENWILQQVRSCKADGYLIRNYDHLKFFAGERCIGDFSLNVANPLTADLFKNQFYLERLSVSYDLNINQLEDLIKSTPADWFEVTIHQHMPMFHMEHCVFCAFLSSGTDFRNCGRPCEKHEVKLRDRIGAEHILHADVGCRNTVFNGTAQTGAEYVQRLIELGLRHFRIEFVNESPEYVTQTIHQYQELLKGKITGSQLWRELKLQNQLGVTRGSVVH; encoded by the coding sequence ATGAAAGCCGATCGCCTACAAACTTCCGAAACCACTTCACCCAAATTCCAACTTCCCGAACTCCTCGCCCCAGCTGGTAATTGGGAATGTGCCAAAGCTGCTGTCGAAAATGGTGCAGATGCAATTTATTTCGGTTTGGATCGGTTCAACGCCAGAATGCGGGCGGAAAACTTTACTGAGGCTGACTTGCCAGAATTAATGGAGTACCTGCACAGTCGTGGTGTTAAAGGTTATGTCACCCTCAACACGCTGATCTTTCCCCAAGAACTGAGAGAAGCACAACAATATATTCGCTCGATTATTGCAGCTGGTGTGGATGCGGTAATTGTGCAGGATATCGGTATTTGTCGTCTCATTCGTCACCTATCACCAGATTTTCCGATTCATGCCTCAACTCAAATGACCATTACTAGTACTGCTGGTGTGGAATTTGCGGAATCGCTGGGGTGTAATTTAGTTGTGCTTGCCCGTGAATGTTCTCTCCACGAAATCAATAAAATTCAAAGCCAACTAGCATACAGAGGCAGTTCGCTACCTTTGGAAGTGTTTGTTCACGGCGCGTTGTGTGTTGCTTACTCTGGGCAATGTTTAACAAGCGAAGCACTAGGGGGACGTTCTGCTAACCGGGGTGAATGCGCCCAAGCTTGCCGAATGCCTTATGAGTTAATTGCAGATGGGGAAGTTGTAAATTTAGGAGATAGAAAATACCTCCTTAGTCCCCAAGATTTAGCAGGGTTAGAGGTTTTGCCGGATTTGGTGAAGTCGGGTGTAGCTTGTCTCAAGATTGAAGGGCGGTTGAAATCTCCAGAGTATGTTGCAAATGTGACTCGTGTTTATCGGCAAGCATTGGATCGGGTGATGGAAGAAAGGCAGAAGGCAGAGGACAGAGGGCAGAAGGAAGCGCTTCACAATAGGGAAAAGGTCAAAGGGGCACAGATAAAGGAAAATATTCTTTCCGCATCTTCTGAGGAACGCTACAATTTAGAGATGGCTTTTTCGCGGGGAATTTATACTGGGTGGTTCCGTGGAATTAACAATCAAGAATTAGTTCACGCCCGCTTTGGGAAAAAGCGGGGAGTTTACTTGGGAGAAGTAATCCGCATCAATAATGAAAAGGTGATTCTCAAGCTAGAAGCACCTATGAAACCAGGCGATGGTGTTGTGTTTGACTGCGGTTGTCCAGAGACAAAGGAAGAAGGCGGACGCATCTATGCAGTAGAACAAAAAGGAAAAGAAACCATCTTAACGTTCGGACGACGGGATTTGAATTGGCGGCGAGTGCATGTAGGTGATAAGGTTTGGAAAACCAGCGACCCGGAACTTGATAAGCAATTGCGGCAGAGTTTCGCTGGGGAGATACCACAGTATCAGCGTCCGATTAAGATTGAGGTGTACGGAGAAATTGAACAAAATTTAGTAGCGATCGCACGTGATGAACTCGGTCATGTCGTTCAGGTAGAATCTTCTACACCACTAGTAGCAGCACACAACAAACCTCTGACTCCAGAACGTTTACAAGAACAATTCGGTCGCCTCGGTAATACTCCTTTGCGTTTGGGTGAATTGACAACTAACCTCATTGGAGAATTGATGCTACCCGTGAGTGAGTTAAATCGGATGCGACGAGAAATAGTTGCTCAATTAGATAAGCTACGAAGAAAACCCAAGCGTTGGCAACTAAATCTTAATGCTTCCCTTTGGGATCTACTCCCCTCTCGATCATCCCACCAACCCCATATCCCATCTCTCATCGTACTAGTACGTAATCTTCAGCAACTACAAGCAGCACTCACAGCAGGCATTGATACTATCTACTGTGAATTTGAAGATCCCCGCAAGTATCGCGAGGCGGTGGAGATGGTACGCCAACAGAGGAGATGGGGAACTCGGGGCCCCCACGACCCCAGGGAGTGGGGATTAGGGGTAAATGGGGAGAGAATTTCATCCCACCACCCCACTACCCCACCACCCCATCTCAGAACAACTCATCACAAAAGTGACTCTCTCACTCCTACCATCTGGATTGCACCACCCCGAATTACTAAGCCTGGAGAAAATTGGATTTTACAGCAAGTGCGTTCGTGTAAAGCTGATGGCTATTTGATACGGAATTATGACCATCTCAAATTCTTTGCTGGTGAACGTTGTATTGGAGATTTTTCTCTCAATGTTGCTAATCCTCTCACAGCAGACTTATTTAAAAATCAGTTTTATTTAGAACGCCTGAGTGTTTCCTACGATTTGAATATAAACCAACTGGAAGACCTAATTAAAAGTACTCCTGCTGATTGGTTTGAGGTGACTATCCATCAACATATGCCGATGTTTCATATGGAACATTGTGTATTTTGCGCCTTTTTATCTAGCGGCACAGACTTTCGTAATTGCGGGCGACCCTGTGAAAAGCATGAAGTGAAACTACGCGATCGCATTGGTGCAGAACACATCCTTCATGCTGATGTTGGTTGTCGCAATACGGTATTTAATGGTACAGCCCAAACAGGGGCAGAGTATGTACAACGTTTAATAGAACTGGGCTTACGTCACTTCCGGATTGAATTTGTCAATGAGTCTCCTGAGTATGTCACTCAAACGATACACCAATACCAAGAATTATTGAAAGGCAAAATTACAGGTTCCCAACTTTGGCGAGAGTTAAAGTTGCAAAATCAGCTAGGTGTAACCCGTGGTTCAGTAGTTCATTAG
- a CDS encoding ComEC/Rec2 family competence protein: protein MIQTSGVIICLAYILGLLFTAIFGGGVWMLLLGIVGAVFLQRRRLTLQKVLSKTKTAPQLSNIPHSRVWLIAGVVGLLATLYFPLRVPQVGENDISKFVPPENSNQEQLLIVRGEVITTPRLTRSQRGQFWLEANKLDEVKNDKGPVGLGKGVTGKLYVTVPILQATGLYPGQEVAITGILYKPKPPSNPGAFDFQKYLQQEGAFAGLVGRLVNVLDEEQEQPRWGWWQVRERIVRSQVKLLGVPAGPLVSAMVLGSKAVDLPYNIRDTFVQAGLAHALAASGFQTSLILGVVLGLTKGLKKSTQITLGSLALILFLCLTGFQPAVLRAVIMGFAALIALGLKRKVKQLGSLLVAATILLLFNPLWVWDLGFQLSFLATLGLIVTVPALTERLQWLPPAIASLIAVPLAAMIWTLPLQLFVFGVVPTYSLLLNIISTPLISVISIGGIISAVIALIVPDVGSTVAGVLNYPSDWLIKLVEFFSHLPGNSYAVGKIGIWQLLAIYALIILVWVTTWWQKRWWFASFIAFGLVLIPVWYSANTLFRITVLAADDQPVIIVQNQGKVTLINSGDEGTGRFTILPFLQQQGVNRIDWAIASNFQHNGNRNSWLEVMQTLPIKVFYHYAPTPENLLISQVIQQSVQKQKGVYQALSVGQTVTTDIIVAQLINQESPILQMQIQGQSWLLVGDIKSTEIRQLIQTGGLPRPQVLWCSGESLKELVTALQPQVAIATSAKIDQSALSEINQGQTKLYFTGKDGAIQWTPQREFEPFIQMTENKTSVL, encoded by the coding sequence ATGATTCAGACCAGTGGTGTAATTATTTGTTTAGCCTATATTCTTGGGTTGTTGTTTACAGCCATTTTTGGGGGCGGAGTTTGGATGCTGCTTTTAGGTATAGTAGGAGCAGTTTTTTTGCAAAGACGACGCTTAACGCTGCAAAAAGTTTTGTCAAAAACTAAGACAGCACCACAGTTGTCTAATATCCCCCACTCCAGAGTATGGTTAATTGCTGGGGTAGTTGGGTTGTTGGCAACTTTATATTTTCCCCTACGTGTTCCCCAAGTAGGGGAAAACGATATTAGTAAATTTGTTCCGCCTGAAAATAGTAATCAAGAACAACTTTTGATTGTTCGAGGTGAAGTGATCACTACACCGCGACTTACTCGTAGCCAAAGGGGACAGTTTTGGTTAGAAGCAAATAAGCTAGATGAAGTTAAAAATGATAAGGGCCCGGTGGGTTTAGGTAAAGGTGTAACAGGTAAATTGTATGTAACAGTACCAATACTTCAGGCTACTGGTTTGTATCCTGGTCAGGAAGTAGCAATTACTGGGATTTTATATAAACCAAAACCACCATCTAATCCTGGCGCTTTTGATTTTCAAAAATATCTCCAACAGGAAGGGGCTTTTGCTGGTTTGGTGGGACGATTAGTAAATGTGTTGGATGAAGAACAAGAACAACCTCGATGGGGATGGTGGCAAGTTAGAGAACGCATTGTGCGATCGCAAGTCAAATTATTAGGTGTTCCAGCAGGGCCACTTGTAAGTGCAATGGTATTAGGTAGCAAGGCTGTTGATTTACCTTACAATATCCGTGATACTTTTGTCCAAGCTGGTTTAGCTCATGCTTTAGCAGCATCTGGGTTTCAAACTTCATTGATTTTGGGTGTAGTCCTGGGCTTAACAAAAGGCTTGAAAAAATCAACGCAAATTACCCTGGGTAGCTTAGCTTTAATTCTATTCTTATGTTTAACCGGTTTCCAACCTGCGGTATTAAGAGCTGTAATTATGGGATTCGCTGCTTTAATTGCTTTAGGATTAAAGCGCAAAGTCAAACAATTGGGATCATTACTAGTTGCGGCAACTATATTATTGTTGTTTAATCCTTTATGGGTTTGGGATTTAGGATTTCAGTTGAGCTTTTTAGCAACACTAGGGTTAATAGTCACAGTCCCAGCTTTGACGGAACGTTTGCAATGGCTACCGCCTGCGATCGCTTCTTTAATTGCTGTTCCTTTGGCTGCAATGATTTGGACTTTACCACTCCAACTTTTTGTATTTGGAGTTGTGCCCACTTACAGTCTACTGCTGAATATTATTAGCACACCTTTAATTTCAGTGATTAGTATAGGTGGAATTATTAGTGCAGTGATTGCCTTAATTGTTCCCGATGTTGGCAGTACTGTTGCTGGAGTATTAAACTACCCCAGTGATTGGTTAATTAAGTTAGTAGAATTTTTCAGTCATCTCCCAGGAAATTCTTACGCTGTTGGTAAAATTGGCATTTGGCAACTACTTGCTATTTATGCGCTCATTATCTTGGTTTGGGTAACAACTTGGTGGCAAAAACGTTGGTGGTTTGCCAGTTTTATTGCTTTCGGTTTGGTATTGATTCCGGTTTGGTACTCTGCTAACACATTATTTCGGATTACAGTTTTAGCAGCTGATGATCAACCCGTGATTATAGTGCAAAACCAAGGTAAAGTCACACTTATTAATAGTGGTGACGAAGGAACAGGACGCTTTACAATATTACCGTTTTTACAACAACAGGGAGTTAATCGAATTGATTGGGCGATCGCTTCAAATTTTCAACACAATGGTAATCGCAATAGTTGGTTAGAAGTAATGCAAACTCTACCAATCAAAGTTTTCTATCATTATGCTCCCACACCAGAAAATCTTCTCATCAGTCAGGTAATTCAACAGTCAGTACAAAAGCAGAAGGGAGTTTACCAAGCTTTATCAGTGGGTCAAACGGTCACTACTGATATTATTGTGGCTCAACTAATTAATCAAGAATCACCGATTTTACAAATGCAAATTCAAGGTCAATCTTGGTTATTAGTAGGCGATATCAAATCTACAGAAATACGTCAATTAATTCAAACAGGAGGACTACCTCGTCCACAAGTTTTATGGTGTTCTGGTGAATCTTTAAAAGAACTAGTGACGGCTTTACAACCACAAGTAGCGATCGCCACAAGCGCTAAGATTGACCAATCAGCTTTGTCAGAAATCAATCAAGGTCAAACAAAACTATACTTTACAGGAAAAGATGGGGCAATCCAATGGACTCCTCAAAGAGAATTTGAGCCATTTATTCAGATGACAGAAAATAAAACTTCTGTATTGTGA
- a CDS encoding DUF4079 domain-containing protein: MLNFTEILEPIAAWFRSLGVPEPIVHWGHPVMMGIVIFVMGSFVGFTGWRGRLTEDKEVASKSRSDHRKLAPWMFLFMALGYTGGVLSLVMQHQPMFQSPHFWTGSILLLLLGINAVISFSKFGGNKPSLRALHAYLGSSAFCLMLVHALLGLQLGISL; this comes from the coding sequence ATGCTTAACTTTACTGAGATTTTAGAACCTATAGCAGCTTGGTTCCGTTCTTTAGGAGTTCCCGAACCGATTGTACATTGGGGACATCCGGTGATGATGGGTATTGTCATTTTTGTTATGGGCAGCTTTGTGGGGTTCACTGGTTGGCGGGGACGACTTACTGAAGATAAAGAAGTAGCCTCGAAAAGTCGCAGCGATCATCGCAAACTTGCACCGTGGATGTTTTTGTTTATGGCGTTGGGTTACACCGGAGGAGTGTTATCTTTGGTGATGCAGCATCAGCCAATGTTTCAAAGTCCTCACTTTTGGACTGGTTCAATTTTGCTGTTATTGTTGGGGATCAATGCTGTAATCTCTTTTAGCAAATTTGGTGGTAATAAACCTAGTTTACGCGCACTTCATGCATACTTGGGTAGTAGCGCGTTTTGTTTGATGCTTGTTCATGCCTTACTTGGATTACAGTTAGGTATATCTTTGTAA
- the glyQ gene encoding glycine--tRNA ligase subunit alpha, which yields MNFQSVIEVLHKFWSSCGCLIAQPYDIEKGAGTKNPHTFLRALGPEPWAVAYVEPCRRPTDGRYGENPNRFQHYYQYQVLIKPSPNNIQEIYLDSLRALGIRPEDHDIRFVEDNWEDATVGAWGTGWEVWLDGMEITQFTYFQQCGGIDCRPVSIEITYGLERLAMYLQGVEAMVKIHWTDNITYGDVHLQGEIEQCVYNFEVSNPEMLLTLFNMYEQEAQQLTEKGLVLPSLDYVMKCSHTFNLLDARGVISVTERTRYISRIRHLARKVAQLYVEQREKLGFPLLLNKTGS from the coding sequence GTGAATTTTCAGTCGGTAATAGAGGTTTTGCATAAGTTTTGGAGCAGTTGCGGATGTTTGATCGCCCAACCATACGATATAGAGAAGGGAGCAGGAACCAAAAACCCACATACATTTTTAAGAGCCTTAGGGCCAGAACCTTGGGCTGTAGCTTACGTTGAACCTTGTCGCCGTCCTACAGATGGACGCTACGGCGAAAATCCAAATCGATTCCAGCACTATTATCAATACCAAGTACTGATCAAACCTTCACCTAATAATATTCAAGAAATTTATCTAGACTCTTTAAGGGCTTTGGGTATCCGTCCGGAAGACCATGATATTCGGTTTGTGGAAGATAACTGGGAAGATGCAACTGTAGGTGCTTGGGGTACTGGTTGGGAAGTTTGGCTAGATGGGATGGAAATCACCCAGTTCACGTACTTTCAACAATGTGGGGGTATTGATTGTCGTCCAGTCTCAATTGAGATTACCTATGGTTTGGAACGTTTAGCGATGTATCTCCAGGGAGTGGAGGCTATGGTTAAAATCCACTGGACAGATAACATTACCTATGGTGATGTTCACCTTCAAGGCGAGATAGAACAGTGTGTTTATAATTTTGAAGTCTCTAATCCAGAGATGCTGCTGACGCTATTTAATATGTATGAGCAGGAGGCACAGCAATTAACAGAGAAAGGATTGGTTTTACCTAGTTTGGATTATGTGATGAAGTGTTCACACACATTCAATTTGCTGGATGCAAGAGGGGTAATTTCAGTTACGGAAAGGACTCGCTACATTAGTAGAATTCGACATTTGGCACGCAAGGTGGCACAACTGTATGTAGAACAGCGAGAAAAGCTAGGTTTTCCACTACTGTTAAATAAGACAGGTAGTTAA